The following are encoded in a window of Candidatus Microthrix parvicella Bio17-1 genomic DNA:
- a CDS encoding ribonuclease Z produces the protein MRLLPLGTGAGRPTRDRYTSASLLEIPHPNRPRVRVLVDCGEAAQHRLFAARIPPNSIDAVCCTHLHGDHVLGLPGLLGTMGMDDRRRPLRLIGPTGLSDLIDGLAATPALTITIPLELEEHDPAVLSGQALTHLTPISEVSVAIAPLDHRVPTIGFRFEAPDAPGSLDVARLEQLGVPHGPLLGRLQRGEPVSAPDGSTIWASDVTGPVRAGSSVAFAYDTRPCEGARALAAGVDLLVHEATFARTDASLADKHGHSTALDAAHLAEAAHAKRLLLTHFSSRYDTIDGLLDEAQARFPETSVAQELLWVDVIRPGGSTVAEG, from the coding sequence ATGCGCTTATTGCCCCTCGGCACGGGAGCCGGCCGACCAACCCGGGACCGATACACCTCGGCCAGCCTGCTGGAGATTCCGCACCCGAACCGACCACGGGTGAGGGTGCTGGTCGACTGCGGCGAAGCAGCCCAGCATCGCCTGTTTGCCGCCAGGATCCCGCCCAACTCGATCGACGCGGTGTGTTGTACCCACCTGCACGGCGATCACGTCCTCGGCCTGCCCGGCCTGCTCGGCACGATGGGCATGGACGACCGCCGACGCCCGTTGCGCCTCATCGGCCCCACGGGCCTGTCCGACCTGATCGATGGACTGGCCGCGACCCCGGCGCTGACGATCACCATTCCCCTCGAACTCGAGGAGCACGACCCTGCGGTGTTGTCCGGCCAGGCACTGACGCACCTCACACCGATCTCCGAGGTCTCCGTGGCGATCGCGCCACTCGACCATCGGGTGCCAACAATCGGGTTCCGTTTCGAGGCGCCCGATGCTCCGGGAAGCCTCGACGTTGCGCGTCTCGAACAGCTCGGCGTACCGCATGGCCCACTGCTCGGACGCCTCCAACGCGGCGAACCGGTCAGCGCGCCGGATGGATCCACCATTTGGGCGTCCGACGTCACCGGGCCCGTCAGAGCGGGGTCATCGGTGGCATTCGCCTACGACACCCGTCCATGCGAGGGCGCCCGCGCCCTGGCCGCGGGCGTCGACCTGCTGGTCCACGAGGCAACCTTCGCCCGGACCGACGCATCACTGGCCGACAAACATGGGCATTCGACCGCACTCGACGCTGCCCACCTAGCCGAGGCGGCACACGCCAAACGCCTGCTGCTCACCCACTTTTCGTCGCGCTACGACACCATCGACGGGCTCCTTGACGAGGCCCAAGCCCGGTTTCCGGAAACCAGCGTTGCGCAGGAACTCCTCTGGGTCGACGTGATCCGACCGGGCGGCTCAACCGTTGCCGAGGGGTAG
- the glsA gene encoding glutaminase A, translating into MLTPVTPTTASARPQPDLPDHAADHISAGLADLLITACRQHGGRVADYIPELATADPNRFGIAMTSVLGRSYRAGDHTAFSIQSISKPFVYAMVLDALGLEEVANNVGFEPSGEPFNAISLEPDTGRPDNPMINAGAIVISSMVPGADVEHQGHNVQAVLSAFAGRDLHLDDAVLASETATGDRNRALAYLALAAGRLATPVDDAIEVYFRQCSLEVTVEDLAIMGSTLAHGGINPVTGDRVVSEPAARHTLSMMTSCGMYDYSGEWMVRVGLPAKSGVGGGIVAILPGQFGIGVHSAPLDQRGNSVRGVEALTELSDHFGMHLLRHPRSPLSPIAETSDVDGVHTVIVRGELDFVSTEQLVHHLTDHCASATPGTVRVDLSAVTRARPITGRLLNATADDLRVVGWEFQMLDSACLLSPA; encoded by the coding sequence GTGTTGACCCCAGTGACACCCACCACCGCGTCGGCGCGCCCCCAGCCCGATCTGCCCGACCATGCCGCCGACCACATCAGTGCCGGCCTCGCCGACCTCCTGATCACCGCGTGCAGGCAGCACGGCGGCCGGGTGGCCGACTACATACCGGAGTTGGCCACCGCCGACCCAAACCGGTTCGGCATCGCGATGACCAGCGTGCTGGGTCGCAGCTATCGAGCCGGTGACCATACGGCGTTCAGCATCCAGTCGATCTCAAAGCCGTTCGTGTACGCCATGGTGCTCGATGCGCTCGGGCTTGAGGAGGTGGCGAACAACGTCGGTTTCGAACCAAGCGGCGAGCCGTTCAACGCCATCAGCCTGGAACCCGACACCGGCCGTCCGGACAACCCGATGATCAACGCCGGCGCCATCGTGATCAGCTCGATGGTGCCTGGCGCCGACGTCGAGCACCAGGGTCACAACGTGCAGGCGGTCCTGTCGGCCTTCGCAGGGCGAGACCTGCACCTCGACGATGCCGTACTGGCGTCGGAGACGGCCACCGGCGACCGAAATCGGGCACTTGCCTACCTGGCCCTGGCCGCAGGTCGTCTGGCCACCCCGGTCGACGACGCCATCGAGGTCTATTTCCGGCAATGCTCGCTTGAGGTGACCGTGGAGGATCTGGCGATCATGGGATCCACGCTCGCCCACGGCGGCATCAACCCGGTGACCGGCGACCGGGTGGTCAGCGAACCCGCGGCCCGCCACACCCTGTCGATGATGACCAGCTGCGGCATGTACGACTACTCCGGTGAATGGATGGTGCGGGTGGGGCTGCCCGCCAAGAGCGGAGTGGGTGGCGGCATCGTGGCGATTCTGCCCGGCCAGTTCGGCATCGGCGTACACAGCGCCCCGCTGGACCAGCGCGGCAACAGCGTCCGGGGGGTCGAGGCCCTGACCGAACTGTCGGACCACTTCGGCATGCACCTCCTGCGCCACCCCAGGTCGCCGCTGTCGCCCATCGCTGAGACCAGCGACGTTGACGGGGTCCACACGGTGATCGTGCGCGGGGAACTGGACTTCGTGTCCACGGAACAGTTGGTGCACCACCTCACCGATCACTGTGCCTCCGCAACGCCGGGCACCGTTCGGGTGGACCTCTCGGCCGTCACCCGGGCCCGACCGATCACCGGTCGGCTGCTGAACGCAACCGCCGACGACCTCAGGGTGGTCGGCTGGGAGTTCCAGATGCTGGACTCTGCCTGCCTGCTCAGCCCCGCCTGA